One genomic segment of Telopea speciosissima isolate NSW1024214 ecotype Mountain lineage unplaced genomic scaffold, Tspe_v1 Tspe_v1.0824, whole genome shotgun sequence includes these proteins:
- the LOC122648339 gene encoding secreted RxLR effector protein 161-like produces MDQNVKLVAEGGDALDDPEKYRRLVGKLNYLTVTRPDIAFSVSMVSQFLSSPRTSHWDAVIRILRYLKKAPSRGIVYQDHGHSRVEGFSDADWVGSPTDRRSTIGYCTFVGGNLVSWKSKKQSVVAHSSAESEYRAMAQVTCELMWIQQLLSELGFKIPTPMQLWCDNQASIHIASNPMFHERTKHIEIDCHFVREKM; encoded by the coding sequence ATGGACCAGAATGTGAAACTTGTTGCTGAAGGGGGagatgctcttgatgatcctgAGAAATATAGAAGATTGGTGGGTAAGCTGAATTACTTAACAGTTACTCGACCTGACATTGCTTTTTCAGTGAGTATGGTGAGTCAATTCCTTTCCTCTCCtcggacatctcattgggatgcagttatACGCATTTTAAGGTATCTCAAAAAGGCTCCAAGTAGAGGAATTGTGTATCAAGATCATGGACATAGTAGAGTTGAAGGGttttcagatgctgattgggtagGATCTCCAACTGACAGAAGGTCGACTATTGGGTactgcacatttgttggaggaaatctggtttcatggaagagcaagaagcagAGTGTTGTAGCTCATTCCAGTGCTGAGTCAGAAtacagagctatggcacaagtaACATGTGAATTAATGTGGATACAACAGCTATTGTCTGAGTTGGGGTTCAAGATTCCAactcccatgcaattatggtgtgataatcaggcaTCAATTCATATTGCTTCCAATCCTATGTTCcatgagaggacgaagcacattgaaattgattgCCATTTTGTTCGGGAAAAGATGTAG